One stretch of Enoplosus armatus isolate fEnoArm2 chromosome 1, fEnoArm2.hap1, whole genome shotgun sequence DNA includes these proteins:
- the zdhhc13 gene encoding putative palmitoyltransferase ZDHHC13 isoform X1 → MDWPEVDDGHGHMRDSCHHEHPGHSHSHGPRAAHPFMAAFHGQFGKSTDVAMNLSQQPKKRSHMDDSSSWDIVKASQFGILERCKELVEAGYDVRQADKENVTLLHWAAINNRSELVKYYISKGAIVDQLGGDLNSTPLHWAIRQGHLSMVIQLMRYGADPSIADGEGYRALHLAILFQHMAIAAYLMAKGQEVDGPDCNGQTPLMLAAQKIIGPEPTNFLIKNNASVSAVDKVNRNTPLHCAVLAGNVDAAHILLEAGASVDAENINGHTPIDLAHQVHSPLLIHMLNHVKQERIRSNSRCIRIVNRYRVFLQFLLCTAMFGCVGAIVDMNSESWLLKGILLACVIGVIHVASRNFPSPAFQSLLPATALMASVFWMLVTWCLWFLPDGHSATVQVLFTLNATALLYYYLRTCRTDPGFVKATEEEKKMNVLVLAEAGCLDPRIFCTSCMTKKPMRTNHCFSCDACVAKQDHHSVWTNGCIGARNHHYFILFLLSLMLMGSWMFYGCLVYWSTHCVLHYEEQGLWGVVSALVSCSPWLLSVFLLAFYHTCWSGLILLLQLYQIAFLGLTTAERTNLTLHQRKLRQPVSLRQNPYNLGVVRNLVSFFQLRCCGLFKPAIIDWTQQFPPGRDQHMFGHTDMV, encoded by the exons ATGGACTGGCCCGAGGTCGACGAT GGTCACGGCCACATGCGTGACAGCTGTCACCACGAACATCCAGGTCATTCTCACAGTCACGGGCCGCGAGCGGCGCACCCCTTCATGGCAGCTTTTCACGGACAGTTCGGCAAAAGCACAGATGTGGCGATGAACCTCAGTCAGCAGCCGAAGAAGCGGTCGCACATGGATGATAGCAGCAGCTGGGACATAGTGAAGGCATCTCA GTTCGGTATCCTCGAGCGCTGCAAGGAGCTGGTGGAAGCTGGATACGACGTCAGGCAGGCGGACAAAGAGAACGTCACTCTGCTGCACTGGGCGGCCATCAACAACCGCTCAGAGCTGGTCAA GTATTATATTTCTAAAGGGGCGATAGTTGACCAGCTTGGAGGAGACCTGAACTCGACTCCTCTTCACTGGGCCATAAG GCAGGGCCACCTCTCCATGGTGATCCAGCTGATGAGATATGGAGCAGATCCCTCCATCGCAGACGGAGAAGGTTACCGCGCTCTCCACCTTGCCATCCTCTTCCAGCACATGGCCATAGCAGCTTATCTCATGGCTAAGGGACAG GAAGTCGATGGGCCCGACTGCAACGGACAGACGCCGCTGATGTTAGCAGCCCAGAAGATTATTGG GCCTGAACCCACAAACTTCTTAATCAAAAATAACGCCTCTGTGAGCGCTGTGGACAAAGTGAACAGGAACACCCCGCTGCACTGCGCCGTGCTGGCAGGAAACGTAGACGCCGCCCACATCCTGCTGGAGGCTGGGGCCAGCGTGGACGCAGAAAACATCAAC GGTCACACGCCCATCGACCTGGCCCACCAGGTGCACAGCCCGCTGCTCATCCACATGCTCAACCACGTCAAACAGGAGAGGATTCGCTCCAACTCGCGCTGCATACGGATTGTCAACAGATACAGG GTCTTTCTGCAGTTTTTGCTCTGCACGGCCATGTTCGGATGTGTGGGCGCCATTGTTGATATGAACTCAGAGTCCTGGCTGCTGAAAGGGATCCTGCTGGCCTGTGTGATAGGTGTGATCCATGTGGCCTCGAG GAACTTCCCAAGTCCAGCCTTCCAGTCTCTCCTTCCAGCCACAGCTCTCATGGCTTCAGTCTTCTGGATGCTCGTCACCTGGTGCCTCTGGTTCCTGCCAG ATGGGCACAGCGCCACAGTTCAGGTCTTGTTCACTCTCAATGCCACTGCTCTGCTCTACTACTACCTCCGCACCTGCAGGACCGACCCGGGCTTCGTCAAGGCAAccgaagaagagaagaaaatg AATGTGTTGGTGTTGGCTGAAGCCGGCTGTCTGGACCCCAGGATATTCTGCACTTCTTGCATG acaaagaaaccAATGAGAACGAACCACTGCTTCTCCTGTGATGCCTGCGTGGCGAAGCAGGACCACCACTCCGTCTGGACCAACGGCTGCATCG GTGCGAGGAACCATCACTACTTcatcctcttcctgctctcccTCATGCTGATGGGATCCTGGATGTTCTACGGTTGTCTCGTGT ACTGGTCGACTCACTGTGTGCTGCATTACGAGGAGCAGGGCCTGTGGGGCGTGGTCTCCGCCCTGGTCAGCTGCTCTCCCTGGCTGCTCAGCGTCTTCTTGCTGGCCTTCTATCACACCTGCTGGTCCGGCTtgatcctgctgctgcagctctaccAG ATTGCCTTCCTGGGACTGACCACGGCAGAGCGGACCAACCTGACACTCCACCAGAGGAAACTCAGACAACCCGTCTCCCTGAGACAGAATCCATACAA TTTGGGCGTGGTGCGGAACCTGGTGTCCTTCTTCCAGCTGCGTTGTTGTGGCCTCTTCAAACCGGCCATCATCGACTGGACGCAGCAGTTTCCGCCCGGCCGCGACCAGCACATGTTCGGACACACCGACATGGTCTGA
- the zdhhc13 gene encoding putative palmitoyltransferase ZDHHC13 isoform X2 — protein sequence MRDSCHHEHPGHSHSHGPRAAHPFMAAFHGQFGKSTDVAMNLSQQPKKRSHMDDSSSWDIVKASQFGILERCKELVEAGYDVRQADKENVTLLHWAAINNRSELVKYYISKGAIVDQLGGDLNSTPLHWAIRQGHLSMVIQLMRYGADPSIADGEGYRALHLAILFQHMAIAAYLMAKGQEVDGPDCNGQTPLMLAAQKIIGPEPTNFLIKNNASVSAVDKVNRNTPLHCAVLAGNVDAAHILLEAGASVDAENINGHTPIDLAHQVHSPLLIHMLNHVKQERIRSNSRCIRIVNRYRVFLQFLLCTAMFGCVGAIVDMNSESWLLKGILLACVIGVIHVASRNFPSPAFQSLLPATALMASVFWMLVTWCLWFLPDGHSATVQVLFTLNATALLYYYLRTCRTDPGFVKATEEEKKMNVLVLAEAGCLDPRIFCTSCMTKKPMRTNHCFSCDACVAKQDHHSVWTNGCIGARNHHYFILFLLSLMLMGSWMFYGCLVYWSTHCVLHYEEQGLWGVVSALVSCSPWLLSVFLLAFYHTCWSGLILLLQLYQIAFLGLTTAERTNLTLHQRKLRQPVSLRQNPYNLGVVRNLVSFFQLRCCGLFKPAIIDWTQQFPPGRDQHMFGHTDMV from the exons ATGCGTGACAGCTGTCACCACGAACATCCAGGTCATTCTCACAGTCACGGGCCGCGAGCGGCGCACCCCTTCATGGCAGCTTTTCACGGACAGTTCGGCAAAAGCACAGATGTGGCGATGAACCTCAGTCAGCAGCCGAAGAAGCGGTCGCACATGGATGATAGCAGCAGCTGGGACATAGTGAAGGCATCTCA GTTCGGTATCCTCGAGCGCTGCAAGGAGCTGGTGGAAGCTGGATACGACGTCAGGCAGGCGGACAAAGAGAACGTCACTCTGCTGCACTGGGCGGCCATCAACAACCGCTCAGAGCTGGTCAA GTATTATATTTCTAAAGGGGCGATAGTTGACCAGCTTGGAGGAGACCTGAACTCGACTCCTCTTCACTGGGCCATAAG GCAGGGCCACCTCTCCATGGTGATCCAGCTGATGAGATATGGAGCAGATCCCTCCATCGCAGACGGAGAAGGTTACCGCGCTCTCCACCTTGCCATCCTCTTCCAGCACATGGCCATAGCAGCTTATCTCATGGCTAAGGGACAG GAAGTCGATGGGCCCGACTGCAACGGACAGACGCCGCTGATGTTAGCAGCCCAGAAGATTATTGG GCCTGAACCCACAAACTTCTTAATCAAAAATAACGCCTCTGTGAGCGCTGTGGACAAAGTGAACAGGAACACCCCGCTGCACTGCGCCGTGCTGGCAGGAAACGTAGACGCCGCCCACATCCTGCTGGAGGCTGGGGCCAGCGTGGACGCAGAAAACATCAAC GGTCACACGCCCATCGACCTGGCCCACCAGGTGCACAGCCCGCTGCTCATCCACATGCTCAACCACGTCAAACAGGAGAGGATTCGCTCCAACTCGCGCTGCATACGGATTGTCAACAGATACAGG GTCTTTCTGCAGTTTTTGCTCTGCACGGCCATGTTCGGATGTGTGGGCGCCATTGTTGATATGAACTCAGAGTCCTGGCTGCTGAAAGGGATCCTGCTGGCCTGTGTGATAGGTGTGATCCATGTGGCCTCGAG GAACTTCCCAAGTCCAGCCTTCCAGTCTCTCCTTCCAGCCACAGCTCTCATGGCTTCAGTCTTCTGGATGCTCGTCACCTGGTGCCTCTGGTTCCTGCCAG ATGGGCACAGCGCCACAGTTCAGGTCTTGTTCACTCTCAATGCCACTGCTCTGCTCTACTACTACCTCCGCACCTGCAGGACCGACCCGGGCTTCGTCAAGGCAAccgaagaagagaagaaaatg AATGTGTTGGTGTTGGCTGAAGCCGGCTGTCTGGACCCCAGGATATTCTGCACTTCTTGCATG acaaagaaaccAATGAGAACGAACCACTGCTTCTCCTGTGATGCCTGCGTGGCGAAGCAGGACCACCACTCCGTCTGGACCAACGGCTGCATCG GTGCGAGGAACCATCACTACTTcatcctcttcctgctctcccTCATGCTGATGGGATCCTGGATGTTCTACGGTTGTCTCGTGT ACTGGTCGACTCACTGTGTGCTGCATTACGAGGAGCAGGGCCTGTGGGGCGTGGTCTCCGCCCTGGTCAGCTGCTCTCCCTGGCTGCTCAGCGTCTTCTTGCTGGCCTTCTATCACACCTGCTGGTCCGGCTtgatcctgctgctgcagctctaccAG ATTGCCTTCCTGGGACTGACCACGGCAGAGCGGACCAACCTGACACTCCACCAGAGGAAACTCAGACAACCCGTCTCCCTGAGACAGAATCCATACAA TTTGGGCGTGGTGCGGAACCTGGTGTCCTTCTTCCAGCTGCGTTGTTGTGGCCTCTTCAAACCGGCCATCATCGACTGGACGCAGCAGTTTCCGCCCGGCCGCGACCAGCACATGTTCGGACACACCGACATGGTCTGA